CGCGCGCCTCTGGCGGTTTGGGCATCGCCGCACAGGGCGGCCCGGATGCCGGGCACTTTGTTGGCCGCTATCGAGGCGCCGGTGCCGGTGTAACAAAAAAGCACGCCCTCGTCGGCGGCGCCGGTGGCTACGGTATCGGCCAGCTTTTCCGAGGCCAGCGTCCACGGTAAGGCTTCATCGGCCAAAATGCCCAACAAGATAACCTCGTGACCGCGTTCTTTGAGCTGGGCCACCACAAAATCGGTCAGGTATGTTTTTTCATCGCTGGCGACGGCAATTTTCATGGTTCACCTCATACTTATCCACTGGCACGCCCGCTGCGGCAGCGATTCAACAGCGCCGGCGTTCTCTTGATCAAGATTCATAATAAGCTGCCAATAGGGCCGGCACTCCTTAATGCTAGGGGTTTGGGTATGGGTCATACAACTATAGCAAACCAGTGAAGACGGCAAGAACTCACTGACCGTCACCTCCTCCATCTTCGCCACTTCCCATTTCTCCGCAGCTTCAAACGTTCTTTTGGCCTCTACCCGGATATACTTTGTTTTTTCGTCGTCCGGCATTTTATAAATTATGGAGTCGCCCCAAAATTCAAATACCAGCACTGCTTTTCCTATTTCCAGGTCCGTTGCGGCCCCGGTGTTGTCTTCAAGCGGCGGGCGAATTTCAACATACCCTTTAAAGCGCCGGGCCTCGGTATTGGTCCAATACTCCAGCAACCCCAACGCTTTTTCAGACGCTTCGGCATTGGCGCTGTAGGCTATTTCTCTTTGCAGTTGCTCGCTTTTTTTCTGCTGCACCTGAAACGCCATATTTCTAACGTCGTCCATGCGCACCTGTTTCATGCGCACCAGGGTCAGCGCATCCTCGTGCAAATAATCCGGCTCAAAATAACTGGCCCCAAAAAGCCAAACACTGACCCCGGCAATAACCAGGCAGGGGATCATCACTATCGCCAAAATGCCCCACACCAGGCACGATGTTGTTTTTGACCGCCCGCCCGAGGTTAGCCTTTTTAATTTTTGCGACGCCCGCCGGCTGTCCGGCTTATAGCGCAGCCACTCCTTGAATATCTGGCCCCGGGCTTCAGGCGTTGGCGCAATATCTACCAATTTTTCCCATGCATCCTCATTAATTGGGTTGACGGCCAGGGCCTGTTGTAACAACTGGCGGGCCTGCTCTGCCTCACCCTGTTTTAACAAAATATTGGCCCGCTTCAACAATTCCGCCGACGTAGCGCCGGAGGCTCCCGGAGCGGAAGGTTGCGCCAAATTAACGTTTGCCCCTGCCGGTGGGGGTTGAGCGGGTGAGGATAAGGGTTTTATCCGTTTGCGTCTGGGTTCCGGGAAAGCATCTGCCTGAGGCCGTTTGGCCGGTTGCTGTTGTAGAATGGCCATGCCGCGTTGGGCCATTTCATTGTCAGGATTTATTTTTAAAACCTGTTCCAGGCAGTGGCGGCGTTGTTCATCATTATCAAGCGCCT
This DNA window, taken from Anaerolineae bacterium, encodes the following:
- a CDS encoding tetratricopeptide repeat protein; translation: MSTLQEAIKAIKSGDKAGGKQILARFLKAEPTNEAAWLWLAQALDNDEQRRHCLEQVLKINPDNEMAQRGMAILQQQPAKRPQADAFPEPRRKRIKPLSSPAQPPPAGANVNLAQPSAPGASGATSAELLKRANILLKQGEAEQARQLLQQALAVNPINEDAWEKLVDIAPTPEARGQIFKEWLRYKPDSRRASQKLKRLTSGGRSKTTSCLVWGILAIVMIPCLVIAGVSVWLFGASYFEPDYLHEDALTLVRMKQVRMDDVRNMAFQVQQKKSEQLQREIAYSANAEASEKALGLLEYWTNTEARRFKGYVEIRPPLEDNTGAATDLEIGKAVLVFEFWGDSIIYKMPDDEKTKYIRVEAKRTFEAAEKWEVAKMEEVTVSEFLPSSLVCYSCMTHTQTPSIKECRPYWQLIMNLDQENAGAVESLPQRACQWISMR
- a CDS encoding RpiB/LacA/LacB family sugar-phosphate isomerase produces the protein MKIAVASDEKTYLTDFVVAQLKERGHEVILLGILADEALPWTLASEKLADTVATGAADEGVLFCYTGTGASIAANKVPGIRAALCGDAQTARGARWWNDANVLVLSLRATSPEVAKEILEAWFAEAVKEEEQETIAHLKEIEARHSGQAQ